The stretch of DNA CATTGGTTTTCAATTGTCCTTTGCCGCTACCTGGGGTATTTTGTATCTGACACCGTTGATTGGTAAGCTGTTGATGGGGCGATGGGGATGGCCCCGCTGGCTGGGCCTGCCGCTCGGAGTGACCATTGCTGCTCAGCTGGCCACACTCCCATTGCTGGTTTATTATTTCAACCTGGTGACCCCGGTGGCTCCGCTGGCCAATTTACTGCTGATGCCCATGGTGGGGCTGGTTATGCTGCTCGGTTTTCTGGGTTTAATTGCAGGCATTGTTTTTTTGCCTGCTGCCATGTTTATTAACGCGGGCACAGGTCTATTAATAGATTTATTTACTGGACTGGCGCACATGATCAGTCTTTTGCCCGGCGGGTCATCGTATGTGGCCACCCCTCCCTGGTATGCGGTGTTACTCTGGTATGCCGGGCTGGTTGGGCTGGTGCAATTGATTGAAGGGCGGCTAGCCCTGCCTTTGGCTTCGTCTTCTCCCTTGCTCTTGCCCTTACTCCGTATGTATGGCCGGTGTAATAGATTGGTCCCGGCAGGGATAGCTTTATTGCTGGTGTTGGCTATTCTCTGGCCCTGGAGCGGTACCGACGGGCAGTTGCAGGTGCATTTCATTGATGTGGGCCAGGGTGACAGCATACTGGTGCGGTTTCCCGGCGGGCGTACTATGCTGGTAGATGCGGGCGGGCGATTGGGGAGCCTTGATGAGGGGCGGGGTGTGGGGGATTCAGTGGTGGTTCCTTACCTGCACCGGTTGGGCATGGACAAGCTTGATGTGCTGGTGGTCACCCACGCCCACGGTGATCACGCCGGTGGGGTACCACCTGTAGCGGAAAAACTGCACGTTGGTGCACTGGTGCTGTCCTGTGCCCCGGGTTATGAGGAGTTGTTGGACCTTATGGCTCCCCTTGGGATACCTGTTTACCGGGTCGGGGCGGGACATATTTTGCACATTGACGAATCCGTGGAGGTAACGATACTGGCCCCCGCCAGAGAACTACCGGCGGGTGCGGAGGAGGATTTGAACAATGCTTCCCTGGTGCTGCGCCTGGATTATGGGCAGGTATCGTTTTTATTGACCGGAGATATAGAGGAAAATGCCCAACGGGCATTGCTGGGCAGCGGAGCGGTACTCCAGGCCGATATTTTAAAAGTACCGCACCACGGCAGTCGTTTTTTTGTACCGGAATTTTTTGATGCGGTATCACCGGATTATGCCGTTATCCAGGTTGGTAAAAACAACCGTTTTGGTCACCCGTCCCGGGATACGCTGGAGACATTGACTAACACCGGAGCCAATGTTTTGCGCAACGACCGGGACGGGGCAGTGCTGTTTGCCACTAACGGGCGGGATGTAACGGTGCAAACGGGCAGGTGAGTAGATCATCTGTCTTATGCAAAACACCAGGCTAATTACTTAAGCTATGGATGGGGGCAGGTATACGACCGCCCCGTACCACAAAATCAACGGCGGAAAAGCGATGCACCGGCATTACCGGCGCTCGGCCCAAAAGGCCGCCGAATTCTACGTAATCGCCTACCTGTTTGCCGGGCGCGGGAATAATGCGCACGGCGGTGGTTTTCTGGTTAATCATGCCGATGGCCATTTCATCAGCGATAATAGCCGAGATCGTTTCAGCAGGTGTATCGCCAGGCACTGCGATCATGTCCAAACCCACCGAGCACACGCAGGTCATGGCCTCCAGTTTGTCCAGGTGCAGCGCCCCTTCCTCCACTGCCCGGATCATGCCAGCGTCTTCACTCACCGGTATAAAAGCACCCGATAGCCCGCCCACATACGACGAGGCCATGGCCCCGCCCTTTTTGACGGCATCATTTAAAAGGGCCAGCGCTGCCGTGGTACCGTGGGTGCCACAGCGCTCCAGTCCCATTGCTTCCAGAATTTCGGCCACACTGTCGCCGATGGCCGGGGTGGGGGCAAGGGAGATGTCTACAATCCCAAAGGGTACGCCCAGGCGCATGGCGGCGGAGCGTCCCACCAGCTCACCCATGCGAGTTATTTTAAATGCTGATTTTTTTACGGTTTCGGCCAGAGTACCAAAATCGCTGCCCTTAACCCGTTCCACAGCCCGCTTCACTACACCGGGGCCGCTTACTCCCACGTTAATTACCGACTCTGATTCTCCCACGCCGTGAAAGGCACCAGCCATAAAGGGGTTATCCTCGGGAACGTTGGCGAAAACCACCAGTTTGGCGCATCCCAGCCCGTCCCGGTCGGCTGTGCGGTAGGCCACATCCTTGATTACCCGACCCATCAGTGCCACTGCGTCCATATTAATGCCTGCCTTGGTGGTTGCCACGTTTACTGATGAACACACCCGCTTAGTGCTGTCTAGAGCGGCGGGGATGGAGCCCAGCAGTTTTTTATCGCCGCCGGTGATACCCTTGTGCACCAGCGCTGAAAAACCGCCAATAAAGTTCACTCCCACCTCGGCTGCCGCCCGGTCCAGGGTTTCGGCAAAAATTAAGTAGTCATCAGTACGGCTGCTTTCGGCCACCAGTGATATGGGGGTGACCGATATGCGTTTATTTACTATAGGTATGCCGTATTCCCGTGCGATTTCCTCACCCACCGGTACTAAGTTGCCGGCCAGCCGGGTGATTTTGTCGTAAATTTTTTGGCAGGCGGCCCGGGGGTCGGCATCAGCACAATCGCGCAGGCTGATACCCAGGGTGATAGTGCGAATGTCCAGGTGTTCCTCCTGAACCATAGTAACGGTTTCCATAATTTCCTGTATGGTGAGCAACTCGAGACCCCCTTTGTTATAGCCTGTGCATAAATTTAAAAGCGTCCTCATGCTGGGTGTCTATGCGTACGCCCAGTTCAGCCCCTTTGGCCGCCAGGCGGTCCTTCAACATGGACAGGTCAATGCTGCTATTTTCACTATCGACAATTAGCACCATTACTAAAAATTCCTGCATGATAGTCTGACTGATATCCAATATGTTAAAGTTGTTGGCGGCCAGTATGCCGGTGACCCCGGCAATGATGCCCACCCGGTCTGGTCCGATGACGGTGATAATAATTCGCTTGCCCCGGTTTTCATCGTTTTCCAAGTATTTCATCAGCATCTCTCCCATAAGTTTCTTATTATAAAGCGCTACTCTAAAATTTTTTTGCAGTGGTACTTATAGCAAGTCCTGTTGTGCCAAAGAATTTGACTATTAATCACAAATTGCAACTGCCCGTACGGGAGCACCGTCCGCGTTCCCAATCTTAAGTGGCCAGCAGCACAGGGTAAATATACGGCCGGACAAACCGGCCAGGTTGGTTAAGTTTTCAATAATGATAATGTTTTTCTGCAGCAAAATTTTATGTATGGTGAATTCAGTAGCACCGGCCCGGTCTATAGAAATGGTGTCGGTGCCCACTCCCTTAATGCCCATCCCTGCCAGGTAATGGGCTGTTTCGGTTGATGGCACCGGGAAATTATCAAAAAATGCGGGGGTACTCCACTTATGATACCACCCGGTATAAAAAATAACAAAATCAATACCTGTCTTTAAAGAAAAGCTAATATAATCTTTGGTTATATCCACTCCCGGGGTGCGGGACACATCCATTACCGTGGCCCTGCCGTGGAAATGGGACGCTGGTAGATCGTCCAGAGTGCAGCCGCCTTCTAATATGTGGGCCGGGGCGTCAATGTGGGTGCCGGTGTGGGAGTAAATGGCCAGCGCCTTTTCCCTGAAACCGTCTTTGGCTATGCTGCATGCTTCGGTAATATGAGGTGGTTCAGTGCCCGGGTATACGGGCATATCCGGAGTAATGGTATGAGTCAGGTCTATAAATTGCATATGGGCACCGTCCTAATGTGATTACTTTTTAATTTAAATTGACAAAAGTATCATCAAAAAGATGATGGAATACAAATCGTCCCGGTATTTAATCCCCTTTGCCCATACCGGAAGGAGTAATTAAAAATCCTTGAAGTTGAGCGGCAACTTCAAGGATACAAGAAAAAACCCGGGTGACGAAGGACCCGTGATGTATGACTGGTATTCCTTGTTTATAAATAGTATAATGCGGTTACAAGGTTGTCAAGCCGGGCATGTGCCCGGTTTTTTAGTAGTGCTGCGGGCAGCTTTAGAAGATCACTCAAAATTTACGGGAACTGCTGGCGGCGATGAATCACGGGCATTAAAAGTATAGATAAGAATTCCGTGTAGGGGGTAATGTAATAATCATGCAAACGGCATACTTTGATTGTTTTTCCGGCGTTAGCGGTGATATGTGCCTGGGCGCCCTGGTGGGGGCCGGGGTGGATTTGGACCAGCTGCGCCAGGGGTTGGCCGGGCTGGCCGTTGAAGGATATGTGCTGCGCCGGGAGCAGGTTTGCCGGGCCGGTATTGCCGCCGAAAATATACTGGTGGATGTTTCAGCTGAAAAGCAGCTTGTCAGACATCTGTCTGATATAGAAAGAATTATAGATACCAGTGACCTGCCGGAAGCTGTAAAGTATCAAAGCAAGCAGGTATTTAAAACATTAGCCGGGGCTGAAGCCAGGGTGCACGGCACTACACCGGATAAAATTCACTTTCACGAGGTGGGAGCTGTTGATGCTATCGTGGATGTAGTTGGCACAGTATTGGGCTTGCACCTGCTGGGTGTCCAAACTGTATATGTATCACCACTGCCGCTGGGTTCGGGCTTTATTCATTGCCGGCACGGCATTATACCATCACCTGCCCCGGCAACACTTGAGATTTTAACAGGCGGCGGTATACCTATATACGATGCCGGTTTATCCATGGAAACAGTGACTCCCACCGGGTCTGCCTTGATGGCCACGCTATCCGCGGGACGGGTAGGGATGCCCACGATGACTATTGAACGGGTTGGTTACGGTGCAGGTAAGCGGGAGTATGACCGGCCCAATTTATTAAGACTGATTGTCGGTGGCGCTGTGGAACCAAATGCCGGATGCAACAAACACCTTGAAAATAAAAATTGTCACCACACTTCCGACGTATTAAACAGTGATTATCATGAAAAATAAATCACAAGATCATAGCATTTTGTAAGATCAAGCTATTAGTAGATCGAAGGAGCTATTTTCTTTAAATGCTTGATTATCGGTTTGCCTGGTTATTTAACATGCTATATAATTAATTTAAGTAGACTGTCAATAGATTAACTGTATAAAATTTCTCTCCACGGGTTAGGCAAACCTGGTGAAAGCCAGGGACGCTAAAGCTATGGGTCTAATGGTTTGAAAAACCTATGATTGCCAGGCTATAACGGTATCGACTGCTGGGGGGGGTGGTCAGTTTTATTTGGCTACCCCTCTCTTATTTTTTACCTTTTTTATGGAGAATAGGAGGTGTCTAAAGCCAAGACTTGAGGTAGTGTGCAATAACGTATATATGTTTAGCAAGTGCGTTGTATTTTTTTAATGATGTTGATTAATCACTACTAGCACTAAAATATTAAATAAAGGGAGATGATTATGCACGCAGATAACCAAGTTATATTTGCCACGGCGGTTTTTTTGATTACCTATGCCTTTATCGTTTCCGAAAAGATTCACCGGACTGTGGCTGCATTTTGCGGTGCGGCGCTAGTTATTCTGGCGGGAATTGTAAATGAAGAGCAGGCCGTCCATTATGTGGATTTCAATACCATTGGCCTGTTAGTGGGTATGATGATTATTGTTGGCATCACCAGGCAAACTGGGGTATTTGAATACCTTGCCATCAAGGCTGCCAAGAGTGCCAAAGGTGAGCCGATACGGATTCTGGCCTCACTGGGTCTAATTACCGCAGTGTTGTCAGCTTTATTGGACAACGTGACTACCGTGCTGCTCATTGTGCCGGTGACCTTTGCCATAGCCCGGCAGCTGCAGGTCAATGTTATTCCATTTTTAATTGTTGAAATTATTGCTTCGAATATTGGCGGCACCGCTACTTTAATCGGTGACCCCCCCAATATAATGATCGGCAGCGCTACTCATCTTGGTTTTATGGACTTTGTTATTAATTTAACCCCTGTGGTGGTAGTGATCTATACTATAACCATATTTATTTTAAAATTGATATATAAAAAGCAGATGGTTACATGTCCCGAGCTAATGCAAAACATTATGGCCATGGACGAAAATGCTGAAATCAAAGACCCTGTGTTGCTTAAAAAATGCTTAACGGTGCTGGGTGTAACTATTATTGGTTTTGTATTGCACCAGTTTGTTCATTTGGAAAGCTCGGTAATTGCCCTGACCGGGGCCGCACTGCTGCTTCTTGTGACACGCATGGATCCCGAGCATGCCTTCCACGCCGTGGAATGGCCCGTGATTTTCTTCTTTATTGGACTTTTTGTGGTAGTGGGCGCATTGGAAGAAGTGGGTGTCATAGAAGCCATTGCCAGCTTGGCCCTGGATATTACAGGTGGAGAACTGTTGCCCGCTGGTCTTTTAATTCTTTGGCTGTCGGCCATTGCTTCAGCTTTTGTCGATAATATTCCCTTTGTGGCCACTATGATTCCGCTGATTCATGATATGGGCCGCCTGGGTGGCATCGGCGATTTGAATTTCTTATGGTGGTCCCTGTCCTTAGGTGCCTGCCTAGGGGGTAATGGAACCATTATCGGCGCATCGGCTAATGTGGTGGTCATAGGCATGGCGGAAAAAAGGGGAGCACCAATAAGTTTTATGACGTTTTTTAAGGTGGCCTTTCCCCTGATGCTGTTGTCTATAGTCATTGCCATGCTGTATTTAATCGCCTGGTATATATTGCATACCACTATGGCTATGCTGGCTACCCTGGCTGTTGGCATTATTCTGGCACTGGTGCTGGGCTGGCTGGGTAAAGATAGAGCTTCTGGCGGTGCGCAAAAATCTAACACCTAATATAGAAATTAATGACTCAACTTTCGCAGTTCAAAAATCAGTCTAACCCCTTACAAAATAAGAATTTAGGCCAACTTTTTAAGCAAAACAAACAGAAAACACGCCTTTTTTGGTAAAATGTAGTCACCACAACAACACACCAAGAAAGGATGTTTTCTGTGGCTATAATTTTACCAAAAAATGATAACAATGAACAGGCTAAATCTTATTCTGATCGGTTTATAAAGCAGGCAAAAATAGGAACCTTTTTGCACCAGGCGAATATCCGAAAAGAATCCGGTCTATCGCCATTGTTCCTTTTCCAATTTATCTTTTCCCTTGTATTTCAAGGGAAAAATCTTTATCGAACATTGGAGTCAGGTCGTATAGATAACGCTCCTTCCAAAGATGCGATATATCGTTTTCTAAACAGGCCTACATTCAATTGGCGGAAATTTCTTGTTACAATCAGCTCATTTCTCATCAAAACAAGACTTTTACCCCTGACATCAGAGGGCCGGGCTCGTGTATTGATTTTAGACGACTCTACTTATTCCAGAAACCGTAGTAAATCGGTTGAATTATTGTCCCGGGTTCACGATCATTCAACAAATCGGTATCTGAAAGGGTTTCGGATGCTGACCTTGGGTTGGTCTGATGGTGGAACCTTTCTGCCCCTTGCGTTCTCTCTGCTTAGCTCTGATAAAGAGAAAAATCGTTACCAGGGGCTAAATCAAAGGATTGACAAACGGACAGTTGGATACCGCCGTCGCAAAGAAGCTATTCAAAAATCCACAGAAACTATGTTCTCGCTTCTCGACCAAGTGAACCCTTTTCAACTTTGTGCGAGTACCCTGCTTTTTGATAGCTGGTTTGCCTTTCCAGTCGTAATCAAGCGGGTGCTGACAGAATACCATTTTGCATGTTGTTTGTATGCTCAAGAATATGCACCGCGTTTATTACACCTATAATGGAAGCGAATATACATTGGGTCAACTTTACAAAGTTCTTCGCAAAAAACGCGGGCGGGCCAAGATTCTATCATCCGTCGTTGTCGGGCTTGGTAAGGCCCAAAACGGAAATGACGTTCTGGTAAAAATCATCTTCGTTCGAGACCGTAACCGCTCAAAAAAATGGTTGGCAATCTTAACAACAAACCTTGAGCTATCTGATGAAGAAGTTATCCGTATTTATGGCAAACGCTGGGAAATCGAGTGTTTCTTCAAAGTCACAAAGTCCCATTTGCATTTGGCAAAGGAATTCCAGTGCCGTAGTTATGATGCGCTTACTGCTCATACCACCATTGTCTTTGTGCGATATATCATGCTGGCTTTAAGTGCCAGAGAGGAGAAAGACCCCAAGACCCTTGGCGAGCTCTTTTATCTGTGTTGCGATGAAATTGAGGATATTCGCTTTACCGAAGCTGTTCTTTTAATCATAGATCTTTTCGCCTCATCATTTAGCAAGGAATTTCTTCTTTCTGAAGAACAAATTCAACATTTTTTGGATACGTTTTTCGAGCAATTACCTGCCTTTCTGAAAAGTTCGCTTCAGAAAAGAGCAGTTGCTTGATATTAATAATTCCAAAACGCTTGCATATTAAGAGCTTGAGCTTATTTTTAAGGTGCGAAAGTTGAGTTAATGATGTAAAATTTATTCTAAAATGCAGCTTGGTAAACTCTAGAAGAGGTATGTTACTTTTAGTAGACGAGGTATGTTTCTTTTAGTATAATGTAAACAAGCAGGGTTTGTGGGGGATAGCTTTCCTGCACGGACACTGCTTGTTTTGTTAAGAAGCGCAGTAACTTCACCAGGCTGGTGCAGTGCGCTGTGTCCATTGTAATTCCCCGGCAAACGCAGGTTTTTAAGGCGAGGTGTTTTTTTTGCAAGTGGAAGTACGGGTGTTCAGTGGTTTGGAAAAGTTCTTACCCAACAAGCGCTTTGGTGAGCCTATGCCGGTGAACTTGCCGGATGGGGCGACAGTTCGGATATTATTAAACAAAATGCACATACCTGAAGAACAGGTGTTCACCGTTTTGGTGGACGGCAGGCATCAAACACTGGATTATACCGTCAGAGACGGGGAAAGGGTGTCTTTATTTCCGCCGGTGGGAGGTGGTTGATTTGTCTGCCGGGCAGGATAACAGTAGTAAAAATAGCTCTTTAGTTTTGGGGTACAAAACATGGTTGGAAAAAGACGATGCCATTTTAGGGGAAGGTTTTTTTCAAATACTTGAATATATAAGGCAAACCGGGAGTATTGCCGGGGCCGCCTCCGCTATGGGCATGTCCTATCGCACGGCCTGGGGTAAAATTAAAAATGCGGAACGCAAGTGTAGCATTCCCCTGGTTATCACCAGGGTAGGTGGCGAAACAGGCGGTGGCGCCAAGCTGACCCCGGAAGCAGTTCGTTTGCTGCAAAGTTATTATCATTTTAAAGAAGAGGTGGACCGGGAGATTAACAAAATCTTTAAACGTTTCTTTAAAGTTTAATTTTTTTATATGCGTTATGTTAATTCAAGCATATTGGAATTTGTTTGAATTCTTATAATGTATCTACCTTATAACGGGAGTTTTCCCCGCCCGTATATCTGCCTGCATTTTCCCTGCGCAGGCAGGTCATTGGTTTGTGTTATTGTTTTCATATGCAGTAAACGGTGCAATAGATTTTTTTCAGGACAATCTTGCTGAAAGGAACGGTACTTCAGTGTGGAAATGGTTTGGGAAGGATTGGCAAGGGCTGTGCAAATGCTGCTATCCGGTGACCCGGCAGTGCTGCAGATTACTTGGTTTACATTACGGGTTTCCGGCACGGCCACATTAATCAGCTTGTTAATTGGGGTGCCGCTGGGGCTTTTATTAGCTTTTAAGGTTTTTCCCGGACGCAGCGTGGCAGTGAGTCTGGTAAATATGGGCATGGGACTGCCCCCGGTGGTGGTGGGTCTGTGGGTCAGCCTGCTGCTCTGGCGTTCGGGCCCCCTGGGGTTCTTGGACCTTATCTACACTCCTACAGCCATTATAATTGCCCAGGCAGTTATTGCTTCGCCAATTGTAACGGGCTTTAGCATGGCGGCTATTGGGCAGCTAAACCCCAAAATCAGGCTGCAAATATTGGCCCTGGGGGCTTCTCGCTGGCAGCTTTACTGGCTGCTGATCAAGGAAGCCCGCCTGGGCTTAATGGCGGCGGTGATTGCCGGTTTTGGCGGGGTGGTCTCCGAGGTGGGCGCGGCCATGATGGTGGGTGGCAATATTCTGGGGCAAACCCGTACATTGACCACTGCCACCGTAATGGAAGTTAATAAGGGTAATTTTGATATTGGCATTGCACTAAGTGTTATACTTTTGTTACTGGCCTATGTGGTTACATTTACTTTAACCATGCTGCAGCAAAGGGGCCGTTATTAGAAAGAAGGTGTAAAAATGCAGGATAGATTCCAGCGGCAGATCAATTACTTGCGCATTTCGGTGACCGACCGGTGCAACCTGCGCTGCGTTTACTGTATGCCTGCTGAGGGGGTTCAATGCTTACCGCACAGTGAAATATTAACTTTGGAAGAAATCGTCGACGTTGTTAAGGCGGGAGTGAGGGTTGGTATTAGAAAAGTGCGCCTTACCGGAGGGGAGCCGCTGTTGCGCCGCGGTATTTTGGAACTAATAAAAAAGCTGAGTGATATCCCTGAAATAGACGATATTGCATTAACGACCAATGGAATTTTGCTGGGGGATATGGCGAAGGATTTAAAGGTGGCCGGGTTGAAACGGGTCAATATAAGCCTGGATACTTTACAACCTGCACGTTTTCACCGTATCACCCGGGGCGGGAACCTGAATTTGGTGCGCCGTGGTATTGATGCTGCTCTGGAAAACGGACTTGAGCCGGTTAAAATAAACACGGTAGCCATCCGGGGTTTTAATGATGATGAGCTGCTGGAACTGGCCAGGCTTAGCATGGAATTGCCGCTGCACGTCCGGTTTATTGAATTAATGCCCATTGGAACCTCGGATGACTGGTCCCGGGAAAGATTTATTTCCACCCAGGAAGTCAAGGAATTAATCGGTGGGGCGTTGGGCAATCTGGAAGACGAGAAGGTGATTGCCGGTAGCGGACCGGCCCGTTACAGTCGTTTGCCCGGCGCCCCGGGTACCATTGGCTTTATTTCGGCGGTGAGCAATCATTTTTGTGCCACTTGCAACCGGCTGCGCCTGACGGCCACCGGTCAGCTGCGGCCCTGTTTGTTCAGCGGCCGGGAAACCGACCTTAAGCAGGCACTGCGGGCCGATGCCGGGCCCGATGAACTGGCCCGCATTTTCCAAAAGGCTATTTTGGCCAAGCCCGACGGCCATAACATGGCGGTAGGCTGGCAGAAGGACGATCGCATCATGTCCCAAATCGGAGGTTGATTGTATTAATGAGTGATCATGGATATCAGGGTTTGAATCATTTCGATGCCGGCGGCGCGGCCCGGATGGTAGATATCAGCGGCAAGGATGATACCGTGCGGGTGGCGGTGGCCCGGGGCGAGGTACTTATGCAGCCCGGTACGCTGGAACTGATTGACCGGGGCGGAGTAGCCAAGGGTGATGTGCTGGGCGTGGCCAGGGTGGCCGGCATTATGGCGGCCAAAGAAACCGGACGGCTTATTCCTATGGCCCATCCCATTACCTTGACCGGAGTTAATGTGGATTTTCGCCTGCAGCGGCCCGGCCGGGTGCAGATCCAGGCACGGGTTCGTACAACAGGCAAAACCGGAGTGGAGATGGAGGCGCTTACGGCGGTTACCGTGGCCGGATTGACCATTTATGATATGTGCAAAGCCGTGGACCGGGAAATGGTGCTGGGGCAAGTCAGACTGGTACATAAAACCGGTGGTAAAAGCGGCACATTTGAGAGGGAAGGTGAACAGATATGGGATACGTAGTAGCGGTTTGCACCAGCCCCAAAAAGGGCATGCGCAAAAAGAACGTCGGCACCGGCCGGCTGGTGGCTGAGCACGGGATTGAAGGGGACGCCCATGCCGGTCCGTGGCACCGCCAGGTTAGCTTATTAGCACTGGAAAGCGTGCAAAAAATGCGTGATGTCGGGCTGGATGTCAATCCCGGCGATTTTGCTGAGAATATTACCACAGTGGGCCTGGATCTGGTTGCCCTACCCATTGGCACAAAAATAGTCATTGGTGGCGAAGCGCTGGGTGAAGTTACCCAGATCGGCAAGGAATGTCATACCCGCTGTGCCATATACCAGCAAGCCGGGGACTGTGTCATGCCCAAAGAGGGCATATTTATCAAAGTGCTAAACGGAGGTACTGTAAGGGTGGGCGATGAGGTGAGGGTCATTGGTGAATAACAGCACTTTGCCGGTAATCTCCATTGTGGGTTGGGCCAATACGGGCAAAACCACTTTTCTGGAAAATCTGGTGGCCGAACTGCGGAGCCGGGGAGTGCGGGTGGGTGTAATCAAGCACCACCGGGGACCCTTTGAGCTGGACAAGCCGGGCAAAGACACCTGGCGATTAGCCCGGGCCGGGGCTGTTTGTACCGCCATTGCCGGTCCCGGCAAGGTCGGCCTGGTCATAGAAATGGAGGGCGACCCCGACCCCGGTGCCATTGCTGCGCTAATGTCTGGCGTTGACCTGGTTTTTACTGAAGGATACAAAAAGGGGCCGTATCCCCAGCTGGAGGTGCGCCGGGCCGGGTACGGTGAGGAACGGCCGGCGGCCCGGGCCGGGCAGTTGGTGGCGGTGGTGGGGGAACGTTCCCCCGGTATGGAAAATGTGCCGTGTTTTGATGTAGGGGATATTGATGCCGTGGCGAATTTTATAATAGAGAGGTTTTTAGATAAGGTATTGGATTAAATCATTGCATATGAAGACTTTGTTTGTACGATATTAATACATTGTATAATTCATGGGTATTATAATTTTTTATGAAGTATAAATCTATGCGAGTTGGTGAGTTGCTTATGAGTGAACTAACTGGCGAACAGCTGGCACGATACAAGAGAAATATTTTGCTGGACGGGGTGGGTACGGCTGGTCAGTTTAAGTTACTGCAGTCCAGGGTTTTAGTCGTTGGTGCCGGCGGTTT from Desulfoscipio gibsoniae DSM 7213 encodes:
- a CDS encoding MOSC domain-containing protein, coding for MGYVVAVCTSPKKGMRKKNVGTGRLVAEHGIEGDAHAGPWHRQVSLLALESVQKMRDVGLDVNPGDFAENITTVGLDLVALPIGTKIVIGGEALGEVTQIGKECHTRCAIYQQAGDCVMPKEGIFIKVLNGGTVRVGDEVRVIGE
- a CDS encoding ABC transporter permease, encoding MEMVWEGLARAVQMLLSGDPAVLQITWFTLRVSGTATLISLLIGVPLGLLLAFKVFPGRSVAVSLVNMGMGLPPVVVGLWVSLLLWRSGPLGFLDLIYTPTAIIIAQAVIASPIVTGFSMAAIGQLNPKIRLQILALGASRWQLYWLLIKEARLGLMAAVIAGFGGVVSEVGAAMMVGGNILGQTRTLTTATVMEVNKGNFDIGIALSVILLLLAYVVTFTLTMLQQRGRY
- the moaA gene encoding GTP 3',8-cyclase MoaA; this encodes MQDRFQRQINYLRISVTDRCNLRCVYCMPAEGVQCLPHSEILTLEEIVDVVKAGVRVGIRKVRLTGGEPLLRRGILELIKKLSDIPEIDDIALTTNGILLGDMAKDLKVAGLKRVNISLDTLQPARFHRITRGGNLNLVRRGIDAALENGLEPVKINTVAIRGFNDDELLELARLSMELPLHVRFIELMPIGTSDDWSRERFISTQEVKELIGGALGNLEDEKVIAGSGPARYSRLPGAPGTIGFISAVSNHFCATCNRLRLTATGQLRPCLFSGRETDLKQALRADAGPDELARIFQKAILAKPDGHNMAVGWQKDDRIMSQIGG
- the mobB gene encoding molybdopterin-guanine dinucleotide biosynthesis protein B, with protein sequence MNNSTLPVISIVGWANTGKTTFLENLVAELRSRGVRVGVIKHHRGPFELDKPGKDTWRLARAGAVCTAIAGPGKVGLVIEMEGDPDPGAIAALMSGVDLVFTEGYKKGPYPQLEVRRAGYGEERPAARAGQLVAVVGERSPGMENVPCFDVGDIDAVANFIIERFLDKVLD
- the moaC gene encoding cyclic pyranopterin monophosphate synthase MoaC; translated protein: MSDHGYQGLNHFDAGGAARMVDISGKDDTVRVAVARGEVLMQPGTLELIDRGGVAKGDVLGVARVAGIMAAKETGRLIPMAHPITLTGVNVDFRLQRPGRVQIQARVRTTGKTGVEMEALTAVTVAGLTIYDMCKAVDREMVLGQVRLVHKTGGKSGTFEREGEQIWDT